The Patescibacteria group bacterium genome includes the window CAACCTGGCTGGCGGCGGCATTAGCCGCCGGATCACTACCCAAATGAGTCGTCAGGGGCAACCGCGTGTTCTCCAGGCGCTTGCCGGTAAAATCATCTTTGCCGGAAAGGACGATGTCGGTGAGGATTTCCGGCGCCCTTCCTATATGAGAAACGCTCGGCCTGACAAGCAATTGAAACGCCACCTCCTCCGCTACGCCCGAGACGCCCCTACCGGCGTCCACATCTCCGAGCTTCCATGTTATTTCTCTCGTGTTTGAATTATATGATACCGGCTCGTTTTTCGGCGAAACCGCGCCGACCCATTCTACGTACGCGGGAATACGAGCGCGTACCTCTGCGCCGGAGATGCTGTTGGAAGAATTGACCACCGTCCATATGATCGTATAGGTCGTTCCCACTTCCGCCTTGGGAGGAATAGGGCCGCTATTGGCGAACGGTCCCGCGTAATACACCGTTTTAGGAGTAAGCTGGAAGTCGGAATTTATCTTGATGATGCGCGTCACAAATCCATCTACTCTCTCCGTGGTTTCGCTCTCTGAAGCGCGCCGCCCCCTTGCGCTGACACTCAAACTTATCTTTGGATTGCGTACGGAAGCCATGTCTGTTGAGAGCAGTGACTTCGGAGAAAAATTAAATATCATCCTGCCGGTAGCACCCGGCTCAAGAGAGGCAAGTTCCTGCAGTGTGGTCTTGTCCCAGACGATGGTATCCACCGAAGAATTATAATTTCCGTTGTTGGCAATGACAGAAAGTTTATTGAGCGCCTCGCCTGCTATCTTCACTTCAATCACGGCATCCGTGATTCTAGTAGTGAGGTTGTTGGTCCATGTCAGCACGGCTTTGATGTTCTGCGTGCTCCCCACCACGTACTCGTCCGACATTTCGCCATTTAATTCAAGAGAGACGCCAATGAAGGGTCGCTGTATGGTCAGTTGGTCAAATGAAGAACTGTATACCGTGGCGATCTCCCGTTCGTTGTCTGTATTTTGTTTGCCAACATACGCGCTGAAAATCTTTTCCTCATTATCCTGCCCTCGCATGATACCCTTGATGATCACCGTGGTTTCGCCCTCCGGAGCTATGTCCCCAAGGTTCCATATATTATTGCTGTATGTGGTGCGCGGACTCGCTAGAAGCGGCTCAAATCCGGAAGGATATTCAACGCGCAAGAGCACATCCTCAATGGTAGCGGCGGAATTGGAAGAAACGTTCACCTTAATTTCAATCTCCTGGTTGGAATTCACTTCATTCAACATATCTACGGCAAGATTGAGGGGGGAAGAGCTTATGGTGACCGCGCGCGTCTTCTCTTTCACAAAAATAGCATTAGACCCTTCAACGCGATATTCAAAAGAAATTTTCATTTCCTCTTCGCTCCCCTCTTCGCCAAACAAAACGCTCCGTACGATTTCGTTGACTGTCTCGCCGGGCGCGATCACGCCGAGAGATGTTCTTGACCTCGGCATTTCCTTGCTCTGATCTTCCGGAGAGCGCGTGCCGGGAGGATAGAGAATGACCAGATCGGAAAATTGCAGCGGTATGGAATTGTTGTTTGTAATAACCACCTGCAAAGAGAGCTCCTCCCCTCCTCCTATGGAGACTGGTCCCAATATCTCAATATCAATGTTGTCCGATGATACTACATTCCCTCCTCCAAAAAATAAAAACGAGGCGACAACGGCCGCAATAACAAAAAAGGTAAAGGAAACAATAAATAACTTTTTAAAAATAGACGGGCTCATGCGTATTTCATTATGCTCAGATAATCCCTCTTTCTTATCGGTTTCCGTCCAGTCGGGCGACATGGATGTGTCTTCTGCGGGAAGTTCAGCGCCAATCCCTCGCTCCACCACTTTAAAATTGCGGCGGTATAAATTTTTCTTGAGTCCCTCTATTCTGTTTTTCCCCAGATCGTTCTCCATTTTGCCCTTTATTATACCACACAAGAGGCAAACTTTTCATCGCTACAGATGACTTTCCTGGAGTGCTCTGTTTATTTCGGAAAGTGCCATTTTTTTGACAGGCGCCATGTGGCTGAGTAAGTCTTTGCTTGGTGGTAACAGGTAAAACGGCCGGAATATCTCCCGTTCGCTCCCATATCCGAGCAAGTGCAATACCTTGAGGTTCACGAGCACCTCTACACTGTGCAACTCTTCCGTACCAAGTTCTTCCTTTTCCAAGAACTTGAGGAACTCATATAAAACGTTAAACAACGTGAGGTCTCTCGCTTCGCCATGGATAAGACGCTGTATGAGTAGAGAGACGCGCGCTACGAGCGCGGTTTTCTCCTTGTCGCCAAGTAGTGTGTGGAAGTCAGAGAGGTGTGCCGCGTTCGTGATGCGCCACATCTCTTTCCCTCGCACGAGCTCCACTCTGATGTATCTGAAGTCCTGCAAACTGTAGCGGAGCTTCCCCTTCAGTTCCCTGATCCCCTGCGCGCTCCCAACCACGAGTCCGAGATCTTTCGTTAACAGGAAGAATAAGCGATTGGATTCGCCGATATTACGACTCCCAAGTACGATACATTCGGTTTGGTAGAGGTGATGAGACATACATTATCTCTCAAGCCGCAGTTTGAACGGGACACCGCCAACGGCAAATTCTTCGCCCGCAAACGTCTTGTCAAACTTAACTTCGCGAAGGAGAGCGGTTTTTTTAATGTCGTTCTCAAACTCGCGTACCAATGTTTCCCCTTCGGCACTCGTAGAAACCAGAAGTGTCACGATATCGTTTGGCGTTAATTGTGTTTTCTTGCGCAAGTCTTGAATATGACGAATGAGTTCTCTCACGAAACCTTCTTTCTTGAGTTCGTCGGTCAGAGTAGTATCAAGATACACATCGTCCGCTATGTTCGCATCAAATACGACTTCTTTTACGTTCACCTCGTCTTTAATAAGCACATGCAGATCTTCTTTTTTCTCTAATGTGCGGCTCTTCACGGTCAGTTTCGCAAGCGGTTGCCGCACCTTGAAACCTCTCTTTGCGCGCTTCTCAAGGGAAGACGAGACGACCTTTCTCACCTCCGACATTTCCTCAACTAACATAGCATTAACACGCCCTCCCTTGGGCCAATCCTCCAGATGCACGCTTTCTTTTTCCCCATTAACCTTTTTATATATATCCTCCGCGACAAACGGCATGAACGGCGCCATGATCTTGGAGAGCGTGAGTAGGGTAGAGCGCGTAGTGTGTAGTGCGGATTGTTTGTCTCTTTCATCATCTCCTTTAAATCGCTCGCGGCTACGGCGCAGGTACCAGGTGGAAAGGTCGTCAATAAAAAGGGCGATGGGGCGTGTCGCGCGGTCAAGTTCGTACCGGTCCATCGCGTCCTCCACTTCTTTGATCAGTTGATTCCCTCGCGTGATAATCCACCGGTCTAGCACGTTGGTGCTCTCCGGATGCTTGCCTTCAAGTGTTGGCTCTAAATCGCCTTTGTATGTTTCGTAGAATGTGCAGACGTTCCCAAGGCGTAAAATGAGTTTCTTGTAAATCTCGTCAACTCCTTTTTCGCTAAACCGGAGATCTTCCGCCCTCATAACGGGAGATGAAAGCATGTAATAACGCACGCTGTCTGCGCCGTATTTCGCGACGACCTCCATGGGGTCGGGATAATTCT containing:
- the recO gene encoding DNA repair protein RecO, yielding MSHHLYQTECIVLGSRNIGESNRLFFLLTKDLGLVVGSAQGIRELKGKLRYSLQDFRYIRVELVRGKEMWRITNAAHLSDFHTLLGDKEKTALVARVSLLIQRLIHGEARDLTLFNVLYEFLKFLEKEELGTEELHSVEVLVNLKVLHLLGYGSEREIFRPFYLLPPSKDLLSHMAPVKKMALSEINRALQESHL